The window TCCGGCGCGTAGGTCCGAGGTTGTCACCCTTACGTTGGTGTCGACTACCGCAAGAATCTCGTCGTCAAGGCTTGATCCCTCGACAACAGCGAGGGGTGCTCGTGCATCGCCGATCAGATCAAGCATGTCCGGAAGGGATGCTAGGGCAGCTCGGTCTCTGCGAAGTTTGTTCCGCCCAACAAGCGCCCGTTGGTACATCGAGCTTACTGTGCCGGCTGTGGCACCAACTGCCTGCATGGCCTGTTGAGCTCTCCAATGCGTGCGCGCGGCCCGGCTACGTCGCCCGTCACGCTGACTCTGCAACTCCTCCAGTTCGCGCTGGAGCTGCTGTAGGGCGGCGTGATTTGGAACTAACCCCCGAAGCTCTTCTGCCAGCTCTTCTTTCGCTTCGGTCAGCTTCCTTACTCTCGACTTGGCCGCATCAAGCTTTACTCGAATCTCCGGTCCAAGCCGTGCCTGCTGCTGCCGAAGCTCAGACAGCGTAATCAATTCCTCAAGATCGAGTCTACGACCTGATGCCTTTTCGACCTTGGAATCAATGTCGATTAGTTCCTTCGTGGTGATTTGGACAGCATCGTCAGCAGCCTCAAAGTCAGATTCTGAGAGTCGATCAATGTCAATGATCAGTGGCGTTAGGATTGACTCTGCGTCTTTAGCTATGTTTTCCAACCACTGTCTGGAGCGAGCTGCAAGGGCATAGTCGTCGCCAATCAGATTGCTTAGCTGTGAGACAACGGTTTCGTCACCTCCGATCCGAACTAAGTCGAAGAGTTCGCGTAAGGCCTGGTGGTCACGCTGATTCCCATCTATGAAAACGGATCCCAGATCTTCGGTCAGGGGAATTGGATCAGCTGGCCACTTGTCGGGTGTGAGCTCGATGCGGATGGATTCAATCTTAGCTGTGGAGGGGAATTCACTAATGACAATGGTGGTCGGGCCTAGATTCTCCTTCAGCGCCACCCAGGCGTCTAGATCGCTCCGGAACGGCTGTCTCCCGGCGACAAGCTCGAGGAGTCGCACGGCAACGGTCTTACCGATCCCGTTCCTCCCCTCAAGCCAACATCGATCAATGTTCGGGATGGTGGGAATAACCCTCAGACCACCACGAGTCTCCGCGTCAATCGAGAAGTGCATCGGCTATCATCCGCCCTACAAGGATCCGTAAGTCATCCCGCTTCGAGAGCAGCGACAGTGCGCGGTCTACTGGCGGGTGCTCGGCGGCGTCGAGTTCTTCTCTGGTCGCGCGATCCAACAGGTCGCGAATCCTCTCAAGTTCACTCTCGCGCAGATCCGCTGGCGTTGCCATATGCACCCAGTCTGTGGAGGCCCCGTCTGTAGCCGCAGTGTACGTGCATGGCAACGTGTCCTGTGTTCCTCCCGCGCACTGCCCGTGATGCCCGTTGCCGAGTGCGAGGTGTCAACGAACTCCCTGGCTGGCCAGCTGTGACCGCATCGATCCGCGCACGTTGGGCTACTCGCTCCGATAGCCTTATGTGGGTTACGAAAAGCCGTTCGTCCCTGCACGCGCGCTGCGCGTCCGAGCGACCCTTCCTTCGCGCAGGCGCGCGCTGTAGAGGCGAGCAGTGACAGGTCGACGCGGACGCCACGATCTCCTTGCGCGCGACGCGCAGGAAGCAGTGTGCCCCAATCTCGTCGTAGAACACCACAAGCAAGCGTTGGCCGCACTCCGTGGTCATCGGTGAGGCGCTGCGAGGCCTAGTAGCGGGAGAGGTGAGCGAGGCGGCATCGCCCCCCAAAGCCACCCCTGGCCACACAGTCTGGGAGGCGGTGTCGCCGAGGGCCTCTAGCCGCGCTGCCTGCGGGTCTCTGCGGGTATCAGCATCGACGACTGGGTGTCATGCGCCCAGAAGGGTCTGGAGTCTGCAGCTTCTGCCCGGACGCCGCTGACGGAACGGAATAGTGCGAGAGTCGCGAGCTAACCGGCCGTGGCTAATCCGCGCTCGTAGCCTCGCCGGGCAAACCTAGCGAGATTGGAACCCTCCGGCCAGTACTCGGAAAGCTGTGGGTCGCACGGCGGCCTATTGCTTGCAGTGATCAGGTGAGTCGAGTATGCGCAGAATCTTGAACCGTCGGTAGTAATCAGTCGCGGAGACTACGGGCGGCGCCTGCGACCGAAGGTCCGTGCTGATCAAGCAGTCGTGAGCGACGATGGTTGCCCATTAGCAGGGTGGCTCTTGCATGGCTCGGGGGAGTGTCGACTGGCTCGTGATTCGCCGATCGGTGGAAGGTGCACGGGGTATTCCAAATCGAGCGTGGTTACGCGTCCAAGACTTTGCCCACACGCTGCACGGCCTCCGACTGGATGCCGGGTGTGACGTGGGAGTAGGTATCGAGCGTCAGCGTAATGCTGGCGTGGCCCAATTGCTCCTGGACGACCCGCGGATGCACACCCTCACTGAGCATGATGCTGGCGTGGACATGCCGGAGATCCTTAGTGCGGAGCGACGGCAGGCCTGCCCGGTGGAGCACACGCTGGAAGCGGGCGAGCAGGACGCTGGGCTCGATAGGGCGACCGTCGGCTTGGGCAAAGACGAGATCGAGGTCGTCATAGCATGGACTGAGCTCCCGGCGGTGCTCCTCCTGGCCCTCGCGGTGCCTAGTTAGCTGTTCGACTACGGTGGCGTCGAGCGCAATCGTGCGCGTGCTGCGATGCGTCTTGGTCGGCGCGAAGACCAGCCCCTGCCCCTTGATGCGCTGCAGCGACTGCCGGATCCGCGCCCTGCCAGCTTCGAGGTCGAGGTCGCGCCAGCGCAGCGCCACGAGTTCGCCGGGGCGCACGCCCGTCGTTACGGCCAGGCGGATCGGCAGCTCCAGTTCGGTACCGCGGATCGCGGTCAGCGCGGCCCGGACGTCTTCAACGCTGGGGATGTCTGCGGGCTTCGGTCGTGAACGTGGCGGGCGAGCTGCCAGGGCCGGATTTCGCGCCAGCAATTGGAGTCGGACGGCATCGTTTAGGGCTTTTCGCACCACTTGGTGCACGTAGTCCGCCGTTCGGGTGAGGCCCTGCTGGCGCAGCTCGACTTGGAGTCCTTGCAGATGCAGGGGGCGTACATGGGTGAGCCTAAGGTGCCCCAGCCGGGGTTGAAGGAACCGCTCAACGTGATAGCGGTAGTCCTGATAGGTGCGCGGGGCGTTGTGGAGGCGGACGTGGGATTCGAGCCACTGCTCAAGGTATGTCCCGAGGGTGGCCGCGGTGGGTTCGACGAGCGCTCCGGACTGCACGTCCTCTTCCAATCGTGCAGCGACGCGCTCGGCCTGCCGCTTGGTGCCACGCACGGAGTGCCAGCGGCGCTTGCCGCCGCCGAGGTGGACGGATACCTCCCAGCGGCGGGGGCCGCGCTTGCGAATGTGAGCCATAGGTCATGCGTTCCATTTCTGGTCCTGGTGGCTGCTCAACCCGGGCTGCCCGGAATCGAGCAGCGCGTGAAGGTCTTCTTGCAGCGTGTGGCTGGGGATGCGGATCCAACGCCCGATGCGGATGTGGCGGATGAGGCCGGCGTGGCACATGCGGCGTACGCGCCCCTCGTTGAGTTGCCAAAGTTCGGCAACCTGCCGGACGGTGAGCATTCGCAGGGCGCGATTTGCAGTGACACTCCGACGGCGGGCTGGCGTCACCGCGGTGGGATCCACCCCACGGGGTGGCGACCGACGGGCGATGAACTCACCATGCGGCGCGGATCCGGCCACTGATGCCGTTCGCGCGAGCCTTGTGAACTTGACACGCTGGGCGTTGGTCGCAACCTGAGCACCGTCCCACCATCGGCGCAACCGCGCGGTTCGCCTAGGCAGGATTCCGTAAAGTCGGTGACCCGTCTGCTGCGTGACGGCCGTCGTTCAGCCGACGCGGAGATCGCCGAGGCCTGCGGTCGCGACCGGAGGTGAGATTGTGCGAGCACGGGTGATTGCTGCGGTGGGCTCTGCCCGATCCCGTGCCAGGCGGCCCCACGCACGCGGTCGCATTGGCGACGCGTGCGCTGCGCGCGACTTCAGACGTCGGCCATGCACGGCGCAAGGCATGCCAGGTAGCGCCGGACACCAAGGTCTGGGCCAGCCGCTCGCCTTGGTGTCCAGTACGCGCCAGCCCGCAACTATTCATTCCGTTGATTGGCTGCGACGGGTCCTGGGTAGCTCGCGCCGCTGTCTGCTGGATTCGTCCAGGAACCGGCGAGCCACATCAACGCTGTTCCCTGCTGCGCGGGGTTCGGCTGTGACTCATGGTCCGGCCGGGGCCGCACCGACGATGTCGATGGGCAGGGCCAGCGCTCGGATTTGATCTCCCGCGAATCGCCGAGCTAGCGGTGTACCAATCACCGACTTGGCGTTGGCCTGGCGTACGACGCCCGCGCGGGCCCGCCCAGCGCCCGACACGACCCGCCCAGGCGCCATGCTATGGCTACCGGTTCTCGAATCGAGTTGCTCAACGCCCGGCAGCCTTCGCTGGACTGACAGCACCAAGTGGGTCACTTTGGCGATCGAATCGGTCCCAGTTCGCCGATCGAGCCGGCCCACATCGCAGCGATTGCGCGCTGGCGCGGCGGTCACCACCTCCAGGCCCAGCAGATCCGCCAGCGGCGTCAATTGCCGGTTTCGCGGCAGTCGCTCCCACAGGGCACCTGCCGGTTGGCCACTGCCCAGACCTCGCGCTCAGGGTCCGCCGCAGGCCACGCGCCAACCGCGGCTGTGCGTGGCGTTGCTGGCGCCGGGCGCTTGCCACGCTGAAACGTGCGTTGCGCTGCCCGGGACAGCCAACGCCTACATCGTGGAACCGCGACGCTCCTCCTTCCACCCGTTCATGGGCGGCCAAGGCCCGCCGCGATCCAGCACCGGCGGGGCGCGAACCACCATTCGGTGGCATGCCCGCCGGCGGCTCAATCCGCCGACAACGAATTCCTATGCTCCGAGCGTCCTCTCGCCGCTCGGGGGTCCTCCAACCGGCGACGACCACGTCCTCCCAGCGAGTCGACGCCCCGACACTCGCGACGCGGACGACCTCCCGCGTCCCGTCGCATCAACTTCCGCCGCAGGCCCGCGTCGATTACTTGCTGCGCGGGGTATGCGGCACCTGCAGCATGCGGTCTCCGGTCGAGAATGCCTATCCAGGTTTCCGTAGTTGGTCCGCTTTCCGCGCATGACCGACATCTCCGCCGAAGGTCGGTACGGCGGCGGCGAATGTCATGGCATCGGCTCAGGAGGCACGATCTGGGTTCGTCGACAACGGAACGACATACGCGCCGGTCACAGCCACGGAGAGCCCCGCTGCACCTCAAGGGCGGCTCGGTGTCGTCGTCGCCTACCAGGGCTGATCACGAGCTGGGTCGGCGGTGCGGTCGGCACTGGCAAGCAGCGGCTCGTGACTGTCCCCGGCAAAGATGCATCCCCAGACGGCCGCGGCCGGATCCGCCAGGAACGCCGCTTCCCACGTCACCGCCACGACGAGCCCAGCAATCAGCGCCTCATGGTCAGCCTGGTTGAAGCCATGTAGCGCGTCCTCGACCTCAATCAGCATCCGCTGTACTCGCGGCCGATGGGCGGTGACGATCCGCACCTCGGGAAACGTCGCGTACTCCCGCCTCCAACTGCCCGAGAGATAGAAATGCGCATAGCGCCGCAGCTTGAGCCCGTAGCGCCGCAACTCCGCCGTCCCCCGATCGACTTCCAGATAGATCCAGCGGCACCGGCCATCCACGGCAACCTCTGCGATGGCGTCGGGGTGCACCGTCCGCCAGCTCCGCCCCACCTGATATCGCACCCGCGCGTGCGGGTCGGCCCTCCACTCGCGCAGGGTGGCCCCGGGATCGGCCTGACAGGCCTGCCGGATCGCCAGCATGCAGCGGTTGACGGCCAGTTGGTGATTCACGTAGCGGGGCTCCAGGGCCTCGGGCCCGGCGACCGTCGGGATGTCGGCCAGCGGGATCCCGGCTAACGCCACGAGCACGTCGGCACCCGCGGCGGAGAGACCGTAGACGTAGCCGCTGCGGCCGCCCCCAGCGCCCCCATGGAGGGGCTCGGCCCGCACCACCCACCCTTTGCGATGCAACCGCTGCAGGCAGATCTCGCAGGTGCGCCGCGTGGCGGTCTCAAAGGCCAGGGCCTGGACCTGAGCGGCCGTCAGCAGGCGATGGGTGAAGAGCAGGCGCAGCACCTGGAGCTGCCGGGATCCCACACGGACGCGCATCACGAGATCCGATACTGCCGAGGGCGTTGGGAATGGCGCAGACGCCGGATCTGCCGGGGCTTGGACCCCGCGGGAAGCGACAACGTGAGGCTTGGGGACGCCAGGGGTCGTGGGTATGGCGCAGTCGCTGGAACTGCCAGAGCTCGGACCCCACGGGAATCGGGAACTTGAGGCTTGGGGATGCCAGGGGTCGTGGGTATGGCGCAGTCGCTGGAACTGCCAGAGCTCGGACCCTGCGGGAACAGCAAGCTCGCGGCTTGGGGATGCCAGGGGTTGTGGGTATGGCGCAGTCGCCGGAACTGCGAGAGCTCGGACCTCACGGGAATTGACAGCTTGAGGATTGGGGATCCCAGGGGTCGTGGGTATGGGGCAGTCGCTGGAACTGCGAGAGCTTGGACCCTACGGGAATCGGGAGCTTGAGGATTGGGGATGCCAGGGGTCGTGGGCATGGGGTAGTCGCTGGAACTACGAGGGCTCGGATCGGCCGGGAACCCGTACCCCCAGGACGAGGATCGAAGAGGACGAGGAGTGGGGGTACGGGTTAACAGTTCCACGAAGCGAAAGGTCACCAATGCTTGACGAATGCGAAACATTGGGCCTCGTCCATCAGGTTTGGCGGGAGGCCGGTGCACGGCCCAGACGTTCGCGTCGAGCGCTCGGGCCATTCGAAACGCCTTTCGAGCACGCTATCGAGCCACCTATCGCAACGTCATCCGATGGGTCATCCGAATGGCTGGCGCCGCGGTCATGCGCCCCCTCTCGGGTTGGGATCCAGTCCGTCCAACGGCTCCGACGTGCCCACTTTGACGCCGGTCGTGGTCGAAGGCTCGGGCGGTGTGGCAGGTTTGGAATTGGCTTCCTTGGTCTTTCGGGAGGCGTCCTTAGGCGGCTCGCCGTAGCGCTCCGCCACCAGCGCCTCGATCCGCGCCCGCGGCTTGCCCACCTGCTGCCGGCACTGGTCCCGCACTCCGTCGGCCGTCACCGGGTCACCGGCGGGGATGGGCACCACCCGCGCCTCGAACGGGCGCGCCGGCCGATTGTCCACGAGCGTCGTGATCGCCATGTGATACGCCGGCAGCCCGTCGAGCTGCTGGCGGGTGAACGTCGGCACCATCTCATCGACGAAGTGCCGCACTTGTGCCCGCAGGCCTCCAAACACCACGTGCGTGCGGGTGTTGATCAGCACGCTGTCCAGGATCGGCCGCAGCCGCGGATGGCCGGGGTTCTGCGTCGCCACCGTCAGTCCCACCCCGTAGCTGCGCGAGCGCTCGAAGAACGCCGCCATGTCCCGGCCTGTGTCCAGGAACTCCTGGAACTCATCGAACACCGCGAAGAACGGTGGCCGGATGTCGACTGGTCTTCGCAGCACCGCCTGCCAGAACTGGGTCACCAGGATGCTGCCCAGCAGCCGGGAGCCCGCCGCTCCCAGGGCAGTGTCGGCCTGGTCCAGGTTGGCCAGCACGATCTTGCGGTCGGCCAGCGCCCCGTCCCAGCCCACCGCCGAGCGCGGCTGCACCAGGATGTTGCGCACCCGCGGGTCCTGCACCAGCATCGCCATCCGCCGCAGCGCTCCGCCGAACGTGAGCTCGAACTGCCGCGTCGAGGTGCGGTCCACCTGGTTCTGCC of the Chloroflexota bacterium genome contains:
- a CDS encoding type IV secretion system DNA-binding domain-containing protein produces the protein MTEHPGKEWACIKPHDALKHVLVVGPTGVGKSTFLYWWARSVMEQGYGLLVLDPKDDLVEALLAAVPPGRVRDTILLDFADTEWPVALNPLDVRDAAEGERVAGAVYTMMKELVKGEDLHWGTSMSQAFAYGFRTLAANPQIKPSMLDLERLFFDRDWRQTLLPQVSDPFLRSYWQNQVDRTSTRQFELTFGGALRRMAMLVQDPRVRNILVQPRSAVGWDGALADRKIVLANLDQADTALGAAGSRLLGSILVTQFWQAVLRRPVDIRPPFFAVFDEFQEFLDTGRDMAAFFERSRSYGVGLTVATQNPGHPRLRPILDSVLINTRTHVVFGGLRAQVRHFVDEMVPTFTRQQLDGLPAYHMAITTLVDNRPARPFEARVVPIPAGDPVTADGVRDQCRQQVGKPRARIEALVAERYGEPPKDASRKTKEANSKPATPPEPSTTTGVKVGTSEPLDGLDPNPRGGA
- a CDS encoding tyrosine-type recombinase/integrase, with protein sequence MAHIRKRGPRRWEVSVHLGGGKRRWHSVRGTKRQAERVAARLEEDVQSGALVEPTAATLGTYLEQWLESHVRLHNAPRTYQDYRYHVERFLQPRLGHLRLTHVRPLHLQGLQVELRQQGLTRTADYVHQVVRKALNDAVRLQLLARNPALAARPPRSRPKPADIPSVEDVRAALTAIRGTELELPIRLAVTTGVRPGELVALRWRDLDLEAGRARIRQSLQRIKGQGLVFAPTKTHRSTRTIALDATVVEQLTRHREGQEEHRRELSPCYDDLDLVFAQADGRPIEPSVLLARFQRVLHRAGLPSLRTKDLRHVHASIMLSEGVHPRVVQEQLGHASITLTLDTYSHVTPGIQSEAVQRVGKVLDA
- a CDS encoding replication-relaxation family protein → MRVRVGSRQLQVLRLLFTHRLLTAAQVQALAFETATRRTCEICLQRLHRKGWVVRAEPLHGGAGGGRSGYVYGLSAAGADVLVALAGIPLADIPTVAGPEALEPRYVNHQLAVNRCMLAIRQACQADPGATLREWRADPHARVRYQVGRSWRTVHPDAIAEVAVDGRCRWIYLEVDRGTAELRRYGLKLRRYAHFYLSGSWRREYATFPEVRIVTAHRPRVQRMLIEVEDALHGFNQADHEALIAGLVVAVTWEAAFLADPAAAVWGCIFAGDSHEPLLASADRTADPARDQPW
- a CDS encoding helix-turn-helix domain-containing protein, which encodes MLTVRQVAELWQLNEGRVRRMCHAGLIRHIRIGRWIRIPSHTLQEDLHALLDSGQPGLSSHQDQKWNA